The following are encoded in a window of Salmo trutta chromosome 9, fSalTru1.1, whole genome shotgun sequence genomic DNA:
- the LOC115200141 gene encoding transcriptional activator MN1-like, with protein sequence MFGLEQFGSQINSINPGQSERNINQPRLNMSSHYKTPGFHTGGPPGAVEPGMGPLNEPPMLGLNMNMNGEQYGGFHPRGHSDMHAGSGIQQQQQQQGPMHGFFNNQQPHQGHPHGHQSHPHQHHPHFNGNFGGPDPASSCLHGGRLMGYNNSGMGPQQGFGEGFDPIAEGQAGDGFSQQQQQRSGNMSEFQHNGPPNGNHAVPAPCLPLDQSPNRAASFHGLPSSSSSETHGLEPRRMPNQGAVEGLEYNFPSEPPTGHFEVPVFSPSESESQLPHFGTGRPVAGGSFPGNPAMARTPGMQGISKGHQQPPPQPQQPQPPPQHGVFFERFGNGRKIPVGMELGVSARHPLMQQQQQAGLIARQNSCPPGLPRPPQPDPGSINPNMLDGGVMMPVQHNQFEYPIHRLENRGLHPYGDPMFNMQQPAPPPPAQQPPNQRLQHFDSPYMNMAKRPRFEFPNAHGGENCGTWGSGMHNVQGMENHLSPSAYPGLPGEFTPPVTDGFPPGPLQHAGPEQQSMQQRQNAAMMIKQMASRNQQQRMRQPSLQQLGHHGDVPPGPMVHGGPVGSMPQPNFDRENGGRMSNFEGQNPHITQENWFPGSHPPGEIMSRRMGVTGGEAVAHDMGLQQNGVGMMFRPGMNGMGMQEPMRIPGDGHVQALHSPGMHPQFGNNMGNLSQMQSPGAGVGHPNAPSERRPTDFPAGPPMGSQSTFPYGGVNRQGASHSNPQGVNTSPGSYPPQSEFPPGQRSSVSKLGALSLGNFSKTSTKDNVFGQSCLAALSTACQNMIASLGAPNLNVTFNKKNQNEGKRKLSQTEQDINSSTVNGTGSAGPEYFQSGTSQNSQMPGNGNSNIKPAGQNQTLQGEASALSPNYNMDATPCSEGKAATGNGRGRGRRKRDSGHVSPGIFFSSDSGNPVVSPGQQPPSAGVGERGGGTPHEKPLPSPSWGKGGDLMLGDQADLMSSLDSGIQSVTKSNSNSPRIDFPDDVSAHYGNEDEVSSSSDAGGAPASKPIRSPHITGSPKLQRGEQGLMNGQKPLGMQDITNHTTSTPDSYGLSAGVGTGGNGVGHPGTPGMEQVRTPSSTSGQDDIHPLEILQAQIQLQRQQFSISEDQPLGMKNGKKSGDCLSQNGDNELASCSPDAGKGSMGTIDLDTLMAEQHATWYVPNDKALMDGPEDDKAMAPWEKNKSQNNSKEESELSQSKAGVGVGAPGPGGGNGGSHLQCLSVHCTDELGDSKGRGGPVSSWRSLHSDISNRFGTFVAALT encoded by the coding sequence ATGTTTGGGCTGGAGCAGTTTGGTTCTCAGATTAATAGCATAAACCCTGGCCAGTCGGAGAGAAACATAAACCAGCCAAGACTGAACATGAGCTCCCATTACAAAACCCCCGGCTTTCATACTGGAGGCCCGCCTGGAGCCGTGGAGCCGGGCATGGGCCCTCTGAATGAGCCTCCAATGCTCGGGCTCAATATGAACATGAATGGGGAGCAGTACGGCGGCTTTCACCCGCGGGGCCACTCGGACATGCATGCAGGCAGCGGAatccagcagcaacagcagcagcaaggaCCCATGCATGGATTTTTCAACAACCAGCAACCTCATCAAGGCCATCCCCACGGCCACCAGTCTCACCCTCACCAACACCACCCTCATTTCAATGGGAACTTTGGAGGCCCAGACCCAGCATCATCCTGTCTGCATGGTGGCAGATTGATGGGCTACAACAACAGTGGCATGGGGCCTCAGCAGGGCTTTGGAGAGGGGTTTGACCCCATCGCTGAGGGCCAAGCAGGGGACGGCTtctcccagcagcagcagcagagatctGGTAACATGTCTGAGTTCCAGCACAACGGCCCCCCTAACGGCAACCACGCTGTCCCTGCCCCCTGTCTACCCCTGGACCAGTCACCTAACCGGGCAGCATCCTTCCATGGtctgccctcctcttcctcctcagagaCCCATGGTCTGGAGCCTCGACGGATGCCCAATCAGGGTGCTGTGGAGGGATTAGAGTATAATTTCCCCAGCGAACCCCCAACTGGACATTTTGAAGTACCTGTATTTTCCCCCTCAGAATCAGAGTCTCAGCTTCCCCACTTTGGGACAGGAAGGCCGGTGGCCGGTGGCAGTTTCCCTGGAAACCCTGCCATGGCTCGGACACCGGGTATGCAGGGCATCTCCAAAGGGCACCAGCAGCCACCCCCACAGCCCCAGCAGCCTCAGCCTCCCCCACAGCACGGAGTGTTTTTTGAGCGCTTTGGGAATGGCCGTAAGATTCCCGTGGGGATGGAGCTGGGGGTCAGTGCTAGACACCCTCtcatgcagcagcagcagcaggctggtTTGATAGCGCGACAGAACTCATGCCCCCCTGGCCTCCCACGGCCCCCCCAACCTGATCCGGGCTCCATTAACCCCAACATGCTGGACGGTGGCGTCATGATGCCTGTCCAACACAACCAGTTTGAATATCCTATTCACAGACTGGAAAATAGGGGCCTGCACCCCTATGGGGACCCCATGTTTAATATGCAACAGCCGGCTCCCCCTCCTCCCGCCCAACAGCCTCCGAATCAGAGGCTGCAACATTTTGACTCTCCTTATATGAACATGGCTAAAAGGCCCAGATTTGAGTTCCCTAACGCACACGGAGGGGAGAATTGTGGCACGTGGGGTAGTGGCATGCACAATGTGCAGGGAATGGAGAACCACCTCTCTCCCTCGGCCTACCCTGGCCTACCTGGGGAGTTCACCCCACCTGTGACAGACGGTTTCCCCCCGGGTCCACTCCAGCACGCTGGGCCTGAGCAGCAGTCTATGCAGCAGCGGCAGAATGCGGCCATGATGATCAAGCAGATGGCCTCTCGGAACCAGCAGCAGAGGATGAGGCAGCCCAGCCTGCAGCAGCTGGGTCACCACGGCGACGTACCTCCGGGCCCCATGGTTCATGGAGGCCCAGTGGGGAGCATGCCTCAGCCCAACTTTGACAGGGAGAATGGGGGCAGGATGTCCAACTTTGAGGGTCAGAACCCTCATATAACTCAGGAGAACTGGTTCCCTGGTTCTCACCCACCAGGGGAGATCATGTCGCGGCGTATGGGGGTAACGGGTGGGGAGGCTGTAGCCCACGACATGGGGCTTCAGCAGAACGGAGTCGGTATGATGTTCAGGCCGGGCATGAATGGGATGGGCATGCAGGAGCCAATGAGGATACCTGGAGATGGACACGTACAGGCTCTCCACTCTCCTGGTATGCACCCCCAGTTTGGCAACAACATGGGCAATCTCTCCCAGATGCAGTCCCCCGGAGCCGGGGTAGGACACCCCAACGCACCATCAGAGAGGCGGCCGACTGACTTCCCTGCCGGGCCTCCCATGGGATCTCAATCAACGTTTCCTTATGGAGGGGTTAACCGCCAGGGGGCATCACATAGCAATCCCCAGGGGGTGAACACCTCACCAGGGAGCTACCCTCCACAGTCTGAGTTCCCCCCAGGCCAGCGATCCTCTGTCAGTAAACTTGGGGCACTCTCCCTGGGGAACTTTAGTAAAACCAGCACTAAAGACAATGTTTTTGGACAGAGCTGCCTGGCGGCCCTTTCCACGGCCTGCCAGAACATGATAGCTAGCCTAGGGGCCCCCAACCTAAACGTAACATTCAACAAGAAGAACCAAAATGAGGGCAAGCGAAAACTGAGTCAGACGGAGCAGGACATTAATAGCAGCACAGTTAACGGGACCGGCAGTGCTGGTCCTGAATATTTTCAGAGCGGCACTTCCCAGAACAGCCAGATGCCTGGCAACGGGAATAGCAACATTAAGCCTGCAGGTCAAAACCAGACGCTGCAGGGGGAAGCCAGTGCCCTCTCCCCAAATTACAACATGGACGCTACCCCATGCAGTGAGGGGAAAGCAGCAACAgggaatgggagagggagagggaggagaaaaagGGACAGTGGGCATGTGAGCCCTGGGATCTTTTTTTCCTCTGACAGCGGAAACCCTGTTGTAAGTCCAGGCCAGCAGCCCCCTTCAGCTGGCgttggggagaggggtgggggtacGCCCCATGAGAAACCCCTCCCATCCCCCTCCTGGGGAAAGGGAGGTGACCTTATGCTGGGGGACCAGGCAGACCTGATGTCTTCTCTGGACAGTGGCATTCAGAGTGTCACCAAGTCTAACAGTAACTCACCGCGCATAGATTTTCCTGATGATGTCAGCGCCCACTACGGCAACGAGGATGAGGTGTCCTCTAGCTCAGATGCAGGAGGTGCTCCTGCCTCCAAGCCCATCCGCAGCCCGCACATCACCGGCTCACCCAAGCTGCAGAGGGGGGAACAGGGCCTGATGAATGGGCAGAAGCCCCTAGGCATGCAGGACATCACCAATCACACTACCTCGACACCCGACAGCTATGGACTGAGTGCTGGTGTGGGGACAGGTGGCAATGGAGTCGGTCACCCGGGCACACCGGGGATGGAGCAGGTACGCACTCCATCCAGCACCTCTGGCCAGGATGACATCCACCCTCTGGAGATACTGCAGGCCCAGATCCAGCTGCAGCGCCAGCAGTTCAGCATCTCAGAGGACCAGCCCCTGGGCATGAAGAATGGCAAGAAGAGTGGTGACTGTCTCTCACAGAACGGAGACAATGAGCTGGCGAGCTGCAGCCCGGATGCTGGGAAGGGCTCAATGGGCACTATTGACCTTGACACTCTGATGGCAGAGCAGCACGCCACCTGGTACGTGCCCAATGACAAGGCCCTGATGGATGGGCCAGAGGATGACAAGGCCATGGCACCCTGGGAAAAAAACAagagccagaataacagcaaagaaG